In Syntrophales bacterium, the following are encoded in one genomic region:
- a CDS encoding LOG family protein, producing the protein MPKILVSRKPFIIGVMGSHEDDNAVVNEARHLGEAIARRGYVLLTGGGPGLMKAVSEGAYRAGGLVLGILPNERSTPLHEYPNEFVDIAIYTGMNDARNVINAKTPHILVALSGGAGTLSEIALALRAGTPVIGLHCPSFAVPSDSDFTAVNTVEEVLEKIDNILG; encoded by the coding sequence ATGCCAAAAATTTTAGTTTCCAGAAAACCATTTATTATCGGGGTAATGGGAAGTCATGAAGATGACAATGCTGTTGTGAACGAAGCCCGGCATCTCGGAGAAGCCATTGCCAGGCGGGGTTATGTTTTGCTTACAGGCGGAGGGCCCGGTTTAATGAAGGCAGTTTCTGAAGGAGCCTACCGGGCCGGTGGCCTCGTTCTCGGTATCCTTCCCAATGAGAGAAGCACCCCTCTTCATGAGTACCCGAACGAATTTGTTGACATCGCCATCTATACGGGGATGAATGATGCCAGAAATGTAATCAATGCAAAGACACCTCATATCTTAGTAGCCTTAAGCGGTGGTGCAGGCACCCTATCGGAAATCGCTCTTGCCTTACGAGCCGGAACGCCGGTGATCGGACTCCATTGCCCTTCTTTTGCAGTTCCGTCAGATTCCGATTTTACCGCCGTTAACACAGTTGAGGAGGTTCTTGAGAAAATTGATAATATTCTGGGGTAA
- a CDS encoding zinc ribbon domain-containing protein produces the protein MPIYEFYCKKCNTVYNFFSRSVNTQKVPHCPKCRAVSLKRQMSVFARVSGKKDEVSDDLPPIDEAKMERAMAMLAGEAEKIVEGDPRQAAMLLRKLSDATGLNLGPGMEDALSRMERGEDPEKIEEEMGDLLGEEEPFLLEARTRKGKKRPEPRVNETLYDL, from the coding sequence ATGCCAATCTATGAATTTTACTGTAAAAAATGCAACACAGTTTACAACTTTTTCTCCAGGTCCGTCAACACCCAAAAGGTCCCCCACTGTCCGAAATGCAGAGCAGTCAGCTTAAAACGCCAGATGTCTGTATTTGCCAGGGTTTCAGGAAAAAAAGATGAGGTAAGCGATGACCTTCCCCCCATTGACGAAGCGAAGATGGAAAGAGCAATGGCCATGCTGGCCGGTGAGGCAGAGAAAATCGTCGAAGGCGACCCCCGTCAGGCAGCCATGCTGCTCAGGAAACTCTCTGACGCCACGGGTCTTAATCTGGGGCCGGGAATGGAGGATGCCCTCTCCCGTATGGAAAGGGGGGAAGACCCTGAGAAGATCGAAGAGGAAATGGGAGATTTACTGGGAGAGGAAGAACCTTTTCTCCTGGAGGCCAGGACAAGAAAGGGGAAGAAACGACCAGAGCCACGTGTTAACGAAACTCTTTATGACCTATAG
- the fdhF gene encoding formate dehydrogenase subunit alpha, with product MVNLTIDEREITVKEGTTILNAAKLAGIKIPTLCYHKRLNPIGSCRMCVVEIEGLPHPMTACTTPVVEGIKVVTNSERLQQMRRETLKLMLVNHPLDCPVCDKGGECSLQDLVYEFEIETADYQAEKKVREAIYATPLIRYWPDRCIMCLRCVAACRDIKALGAIDIVGSGYEAGISPINKEKCESCGECIKVCPTGALTENLSRYKGRTWMVNRVKTTCAYCGCGCQLELNVMNNKIIGITTKDGDGINKGSLCVKGRFGYEFIGSEERLTKPLIKREGKFHETTWDEALDLVAERLSKIKAANGGDAIAGLSSARCTNEENYLMQKFLRAVIGTNNIDHCARLUHSSTVAGLAASFGSGAMTNPIADVLKSEVILVTGSNTTECHPIFANYIKEAVLRKGAKLIVVDPRKIDLVDYADIWLRQKPGTDIAWINGFMHIIIKENLQASEYIKERTEGFDEFKAAVEKYTPQYVSDITGIPASDLMEAARTYGKAKPASILYTMGITQHITGTDTVKSLANLAMLCGNVGVEGGGVNPLRGQNNVQGACDLGALPNVFTSYQPVSSEEAREKFEKAWGVNNLPRAPGLTVTEMFSAAEEGKVKAIYIMGENPLLSDPDMNHIEHCLKSLEFLVVQDIFLTETAKYADVVLPAASFAEKEGTFTNSERRVQRVRKVISPPGEAREDYRIISELSGRMGYPMGYKCPEDIMDEIRRVTPSYAGITYRRVEGDGIFWPCPDEDHPGTPILHTEKFVRGKGLFFAIDYKPPAELPDKEYPFLLTTGRVLQHYHTGTMTRKGRGLNMLYPELLAEINTDDAVHLGIGSGEFVRIASRRGDIKVKSLISERPGRGVIFVPFHFSESPANMLTINALDPVAKIPEYKVCAVKVEKA from the coding sequence ATGGTTAATCTAACCATTGATGAAAGGGAGATTACAGTAAAGGAAGGTACTACAATCCTGAATGCGGCAAAACTGGCAGGGATCAAGATTCCGACCCTTTGTTATCATAAACGATTAAACCCCATAGGCTCATGCAGGATGTGCGTGGTAGAAATCGAGGGATTGCCTCATCCCATGACGGCATGCACGACGCCTGTTGTAGAAGGCATCAAGGTGGTCACAAATTCCGAACGTCTGCAACAGATGAGAAGGGAGACCCTCAAATTGATGCTGGTCAACCACCCCCTTGACTGTCCCGTCTGTGACAAGGGTGGAGAATGCTCGCTCCAGGATCTGGTATATGAGTTTGAGATAGAGACCGCAGACTACCAGGCGGAGAAAAAGGTGCGGGAGGCGATTTATGCCACCCCTCTCATCCGCTACTGGCCGGACAGGTGTATCATGTGTCTGCGCTGCGTCGCCGCCTGCCGGGATATAAAGGCGTTAGGAGCTATTGATATTGTCGGCTCAGGCTATGAAGCAGGTATATCTCCGATAAATAAGGAGAAGTGTGAGTCCTGTGGTGAATGTATCAAGGTTTGTCCCACCGGGGCCTTGACGGAAAATCTGAGCCGGTACAAGGGGCGCACCTGGATGGTAAATCGTGTGAAGACCACATGTGCCTACTGTGGATGCGGTTGTCAGCTTGAACTTAATGTGATGAATAACAAGATTATCGGTATCACGACAAAAGATGGTGACGGAATAAATAAGGGTAGTTTATGTGTCAAGGGGCGTTTCGGGTATGAATTCATCGGGAGCGAGGAGCGTCTTACAAAGCCTCTTATTAAACGGGAGGGGAAATTTCACGAGACTACCTGGGACGAGGCATTGGATCTGGTTGCAGAAAGATTGAGTAAGATTAAAGCCGCGAATGGAGGGGATGCAATTGCCGGTCTCTCTTCCGCCCGGTGTACCAATGAAGAGAACTATCTCATGCAGAAGTTCCTCCGGGCGGTTATCGGAACAAACAACATAGACCACTGTGCCCGGCTTTGACACTCCTCTACGGTGGCAGGTCTTGCCGCATCATTTGGCAGTGGGGCGATGACAAATCCCATCGCCGATGTCCTGAAATCGGAGGTCATATTAGTAACGGGAAGCAATACCACGGAATGTCACCCGATCTTTGCCAACTACATAAAAGAGGCGGTTCTAAGAAAAGGGGCAAAGTTAATCGTTGTAGATCCAAGAAAGATAGATTTAGTTGACTATGCAGATATCTGGCTCAGACAGAAACCGGGTACCGATATTGCCTGGATCAACGGGTTTATGCATATTATTATTAAAGAGAATTTGCAGGCATCTGAATATATAAAGGAGAGAACAGAAGGTTTTGACGAGTTCAAGGCCGCTGTCGAAAAATATACCCCCCAGTATGTTTCCGATATTACAGGTATACCAGCTTCAGATTTAATGGAGGCAGCCCGCACATACGGGAAGGCAAAACCGGCGTCAATCTTGTATACGATGGGCATTACCCAGCATATAACGGGGACGGACACTGTCAAATCCCTGGCAAATCTGGCCATGCTCTGCGGCAATGTCGGCGTTGAAGGGGGAGGGGTCAATCCCCTCCGGGGACAGAACAATGTTCAGGGGGCATGTGACCTTGGCGCCCTGCCCAATGTTTTTACAAGCTATCAACCGGTTAGCAGTGAGGAAGCGAGGGAAAAGTTTGAAAAGGCATGGGGTGTGAATAATCTCCCCCGCGCACCAGGACTTACAGTTACCGAGATGTTTAGCGCTGCCGAAGAGGGGAAGGTAAAGGCGATATATATCATGGGTGAGAACCCGCTCCTGTCTGACCCGGATATGAATCATATAGAACATTGCCTAAAATCGCTGGAGTTTCTCGTGGTCCAGGATATATTTCTCACAGAGACGGCGAAATACGCCGATGTTGTCCTTCCTGCCGCATCCTTCGCCGAGAAGGAAGGGACCTTCACAAATTCTGAAAGAAGGGTCCAGCGTGTAAGGAAGGTTATCTCTCCACCGGGGGAGGCGAGAGAAGACTACCGGATAATCTCTGAGTTGTCCGGAAGGATGGGGTACCCGATGGGTTATAAATGTCCAGAGGATATAATGGACGAGATCCGCAGGGTAACTCCGAGCTATGCCGGTATAACTTACCGGCGTGTTGAAGGGGATGGTATTTTCTGGCCCTGTCCCGATGAAGACCATCCGGGAACACCGATCCTCCATACAGAAAAATTTGTGAGGGGGAAAGGGCTATTCTTTGCCATTGATTACAAACCACCCGCTGAACTGCCGGATAAGGAGTACCCATTCTTGCTTACCACAGGAAGGGTATTGCAGCATTACCATACCGGCACAATGACCCGTAAAGGGAGAGGACTCAATATGCTTTATCCTGAGCTTCTCGCGGAGATAAACACGGATGATGCCGTGCATCTGGGTATCGGCTCCGGTGAGTTTGTCCGTATCGCATCCCGCCGCGGGGATATCAAAGTAAAGTCCTTGATAAGTGAACGACCAGGCAGGGGGGTTATCTTTGTTCCCTTTCATTTCAGTGAATCGCCGGCAAACATGCTCACGATAAATGCCCTTGACCCGGTGGCGAAGATTCCCGAGTACAAGGTGTGTGCAGTTAAGGTGGAAAAGGCGTGA
- a CDS encoding type II toxin-antitoxin system RelE/ParE family toxin, whose product MQKYRVEITAIAESDIQEIFQYIASDNKAAAAKLVKEIERQIDSLEQFPLRCPVIPESRELGKEYRHIIYGNYRTIFRIDGLRVVIMRVIYGARLLSLKIFEK is encoded by the coding sequence GTGCAAAAATATCGGGTTGAGATTACTGCAATTGCTGAATCGGACATACAGGAGATTTTCCAATACATCGCATCTGACAACAAGGCTGCGGCAGCTAAATTAGTTAAGGAAATAGAACGTCAAATTGATTCATTAGAACAATTTCCTTTGCGGTGTCCGGTTATCCCTGAATCACGGGAATTAGGAAAAGAATATCGGCATATTATCTATGGCAATTACAGAACTATCTTTAGAATTGACGGGTTAAGGGTAGTTATTATGCGAGTCATTTACGGCGCTCGGTTGTTGAGTTTAAAAATATTTGAAAAATAG
- a CDS encoding type II toxin-antitoxin system Phd/YefM family antitoxin, whose protein sequence is MSLSISEDIKSVSDLKKKTNEIFRQMHHTGRPIIVTVNGKPDAVLLDVEVFEKKLKSLNLGMLLAEAEADLKEGRVREARDFLKEFKDSAKISG, encoded by the coding sequence ATGTCTCTAAGTATTTCCGAAGACATAAAATCGGTTTCGGACCTGAAAAAAAAGACGAATGAAATTTTTAGACAAATGCACCATACTGGCCGCCCCATTATTGTTACTGTCAATGGCAAGCCTGATGCTGTTTTACTGGACGTAGAGGTTTTTGAGAAAAAGTTAAAATCGTTGAATCTTGGTATGCTGTTGGCTGAAGCAGAAGCCGATCTGAAGGAGGGTCGAGTCCGAGAAGCACGGGACTTTTTGAAAGAGTTTAAAGATAGTGCAAAAATATCGGGTTGA
- a CDS encoding FAD-dependent oxidoreductase — MTDVFFSSWGGEIVDNRGKEPENYEEIKGISLPSQFAGKEDIRALIGWYGIILRSRDVNIVDLCKAYITAVQSESCGKCFTCRVGTMVLADTLTKICKGNGEDGDIDALVRVAEVIREGSKCNLGQTGTVPLLDAVKLFAEDFKRAIRDKNPIPEGSYHYKLTAPCMDACPIHLDIPRYVECIKEGKFEESLNTIVEKLPLPGVVGRVCVRPCETHCRRTILDEPISIKHLKRFVADDNLEKKKKLSFKQTPSEKTGKVAIIGAGPAGLTCAYHLALRGHAVTIYERFGEPGGMAAMGIPDYRLPRDILGLEAEQIQKMGVTIKYNTVVGKDIKFSEIEKESDAIFIGIGAQAGTAMGVEGEDKGYRGFIPGIQYLQEINMGIDPYPEGKKVVVVGGGNVAIDCVRSSFRIGKDDVNLVYRRTKREMPADHVEIKDAEEENVKFHYLTNPKKMLTREGKVIGVECIRMELGEPDESGRRRPVPVEGSEFMIDCDILVPAIGQAIDLTFLEGKDDVKTTRKGTLVADEFTMQTSNPRIFSAGDCVTGPSALVSACAGGRRAAANIDRFINGKELETTDDDYFDRLLAEVKVFDPTEEIGFLGGRKRLHLPMLPPEERKQTFAEVEKGYHFLEARAEADRCLRCYRVGMVAV, encoded by the coding sequence ATGACGGATGTTTTTTTCAGCTCGTGGGGGGGAGAAATTGTAGATAACAGGGGTAAGGAACCTGAGAACTATGAAGAAATTAAAGGGATTTCACTACCCTCGCAATTTGCAGGGAAGGAAGACATTCGGGCATTGATTGGCTGGTACGGCATTATATTGAGATCCCGGGACGTGAATATTGTTGACCTGTGCAAGGCGTACATAACAGCGGTGCAGAGTGAATCCTGCGGTAAATGTTTTACCTGTCGTGTCGGCACCATGGTCCTGGCAGATACCCTGACAAAGATCTGTAAGGGAAACGGCGAGGATGGGGATATTGATGCCCTTGTCCGGGTCGCGGAAGTTATTCGGGAAGGTTCAAAATGTAACCTGGGACAAACCGGAACAGTTCCCCTTTTAGATGCGGTAAAATTATTTGCTGAAGATTTTAAGAGGGCAATACGGGACAAGAATCCCATTCCAGAAGGCAGCTATCACTATAAACTTACCGCCCCCTGCATGGATGCCTGTCCTATCCATTTGGATATCCCTCGCTATGTAGAATGTATAAAGGAAGGAAAATTCGAGGAGTCACTGAACACTATTGTGGAGAAGCTCCCCCTTCCCGGCGTGGTGGGGAGAGTTTGTGTAAGACCATGTGAGACGCATTGTCGTCGAACGATTCTGGATGAACCGATCTCCATAAAACATCTCAAGCGCTTTGTGGCGGACGATAACTTGGAAAAGAAGAAAAAGTTGTCGTTTAAACAAACACCGTCGGAGAAAACGGGTAAAGTTGCCATTATTGGGGCGGGACCTGCGGGACTGACCTGTGCCTATCATTTGGCGCTCAGGGGGCATGCGGTCACGATTTATGAGAGATTTGGGGAACCAGGCGGGATGGCGGCAATGGGTATTCCTGATTATCGTCTCCCGAGGGATATCCTCGGCTTAGAGGCGGAACAGATTCAAAAGATGGGTGTTACCATAAAATACAATACAGTGGTGGGAAAGGACATTAAATTTTCTGAGATAGAAAAGGAAAGTGATGCAATATTCATCGGTATCGGGGCGCAAGCCGGTACTGCCATGGGAGTGGAGGGAGAGGATAAGGGATACAGGGGATTCATTCCCGGTATTCAGTATCTTCAGGAAATTAACATGGGGATTGATCCTTACCCGGAGGGGAAAAAGGTGGTTGTGGTAGGCGGTGGGAATGTGGCCATAGACTGTGTGCGCTCTTCGTTCCGCATCGGGAAAGACGACGTCAATCTTGTTTATCGAAGAACGAAGAGAGAAATGCCGGCAGATCATGTGGAGATCAAAGATGCCGAGGAGGAAAACGTAAAATTTCATTATTTGACCAATCCTAAAAAGATGCTCACCAGAGAGGGAAAGGTAATCGGTGTCGAGTGTATCCGCATGGAGTTGGGTGAACCGGACGAAAGCGGGCGGAGACGCCCCGTTCCTGTGGAGGGATCAGAATTCATGATAGATTGTGATATTCTGGTTCCCGCGATAGGGCAAGCTATTGATCTTACCTTTCTGGAAGGTAAAGATGACGTAAAAACAACGAGAAAAGGCACACTGGTGGCAGATGAGTTTACCATGCAGACAAGCAATCCCAGGATATTTTCTGCCGGTGACTGTGTAACCGGTCCTTCCGCACTTGTCAGTGCCTGTGCAGGCGGGAGAAGAGCAGCGGCTAATATAGACCGTTTTATAAATGGTAAGGAATTAGAGACTACTGATGACGATTATTTTGACAGGCTCCTGGCGGAGGTCAAAGTTTTCGATCCCACGGAGGAGATAGGATTTTTAGGGGGAAGAAAGAGATTACACCTCCCGATGCTTCCCCCGGAAGAGAGAAAGCAAACATTTGCCGAAGTAGAAAAAGGATACCATTTTCTCGAAGCAAGAGCCGAGGCAGATCGTTGCCTGAGATGTTACCGGGTGGGGATGGTAGCAGTTTAA
- a CDS encoding GNAT family N-acetyltransferase, whose amino-acid sequence MVTYTFIVDPSPDQIRQITAMYRMEGWWSKDTDDHDLVARITAGSHCFLVAMEGGEIIGMGRAISDRASDAYIQDITVHRSRRGQGIGTNILKKIVTRLHADGLRWIGLIAEKGSFDFYHRLGFNQMPDATPMLLKK is encoded by the coding sequence ATGGTAACTTATACATTTATCGTAGACCCGAGTCCAGATCAGATCAGGCAGATTACCGCTATGTACCGCATGGAGGGGTGGTGGTCGAAGGATACCGACGACCATGACCTGGTTGCACGTATCACCGCAGGCAGCCATTGCTTCCTTGTGGCCATGGAAGGAGGTGAAATTATCGGCATGGGCAGGGCCATCAGCGACAGGGCAAGCGATGCCTATATTCAGGACATAACCGTTCATCGCTCCCGCAGAGGTCAGGGAATAGGCACAAATATCCTGAAAAAGATAGTCACACGTCTGCATGCAGACGGCCTGCGATGGATAGGCCTGATTGCAGAGAAAGGTTCGTTTGATTTTTATCACCGCCTTGGATTTAACCAGATGCCGGATGCAACTCCCATGCTCTTAAAAAAATGA
- a CDS encoding phosphatidylglycerol lysyltransferase domain-containing protein, which translates to MKPLEPFDYHNLKRFVKGQTNKLAAYSLPSIIVWNNDICQPFYAIEDNTLIFCTESAKRPENRHLILPISPGREFSPGDLHNLARQLGFTEYWFIPEDYMEYHGRPEVESYFEMIEQTEYEDYVFLTRDLVQLKGRQYAKKRNLIHQFTREYLETGRVEMGKISSSNIGNCLDFLEKWCEDYPCDSSDEEENLACEKKAAINMLNNIEVLEVDGLLIRIDGIVSAFGICTHLNDNTGVLIFEKAFSHIKGLYQFLDRECARQLFTGYEYLNKESDMGIAGLAQAKQSYHPIMRVKSYRLKMRVSV; encoded by the coding sequence TTGAAACCTTTAGAACCCTTCGATTATCATAACCTGAAACGATTTGTTAAAGGACAGACTAACAAACTGGCCGCTTATTCCCTTCCTTCCATCATCGTATGGAATAACGATATATGTCAGCCGTTTTATGCTATTGAAGATAACACCCTCATCTTCTGCACCGAATCAGCCAAACGCCCCGAGAATCGCCATCTGATCCTTCCCATCTCCCCTGGTCGGGAGTTTTCACCAGGGGATCTCCATAACCTTGCCCGCCAATTAGGATTTACAGAATACTGGTTTATACCGGAAGACTACATGGAATATCATGGCCGTCCCGAGGTTGAATCATACTTCGAAATGATTGAGCAGACGGAATATGAAGATTACGTATTTCTTACAAGAGACCTTGTCCAGCTCAAAGGCCGGCAGTACGCGAAGAAGAGAAATCTCATCCACCAGTTCACAAGGGAGTACCTTGAAACCGGCAGGGTAGAGATGGGAAAAATTTCTTCGTCCAATATCGGGAATTGTCTCGATTTCCTCGAAAAATGGTGTGAAGATTACCCCTGTGACAGCAGCGATGAGGAGGAGAATTTGGCCTGTGAAAAAAAGGCGGCGATCAATATGTTAAACAACATAGAAGTCCTCGAAGTGGATGGGCTTCTCATCCGTATTGATGGTATCGTAAGCGCCTTCGGTATATGTACCCATCTGAATGATAACACAGGTGTCCTGATCTTTGAGAAGGCATTTTCCCACATCAAAGGACTCTATCAGTTCCTGGACCGTGAATGTGCCAGACAACTTTTTACAGGATATGAATACCTTAACAAGGAAAGCGATATGGGAATTGCCGGTCTTGCCCAGGCTAAACAGTCCTACCACCCTATCATGCGGGTAAAGTCCTATCGCCTTAAAATGAGAGTAAGCGTTTAG
- a CDS encoding DUF362 domain-containing protein: MMTDVLFQKIGGSPEGYVASLRVLLGQLKPPFARGDRVGIKLHWGERGNRSFLPPVYAREIVRWLRKQGTKPFVFDTTVLYSGGRRTGKDALKTAEEHGYTEEYFGCPVLIADGMDGRDVVDITAGFKHFETVQVASLVEKIDGFVIFSHFKGHLAAGFGGAVKNISMGFASRAQKQRMHSDVHPVLMRDKCVRCGVCYDSCPAGAAQLADDGYPTYDLKKCIGCAQCIALCPEVALKILWDTDDTVFQEKLVETAAAVWKLIKDKSALISALLNITADCDCLSGENPVIFPDVGFVGGYHPVTVDAESLRLVGAEVFNKAHPHIPWQRQFDYARETGFFARGG; this comes from the coding sequence ATGATGACTGATGTTCTGTTTCAGAAGATCGGCGGTTCACCGGAGGGATATGTAGCATCTCTCCGTGTTCTTCTCGGTCAATTAAAACCACCTTTTGCCAGAGGAGATAGGGTAGGGATCAAACTGCACTGGGGGGAGCGGGGGAATCGGAGTTTCCTGCCGCCGGTCTATGCCAGGGAAATTGTGCGCTGGCTTCGGAAACAGGGAACGAAGCCCTTTGTTTTTGACACGACGGTTCTCTATTCAGGTGGGCGACGTACAGGGAAAGATGCATTAAAAACGGCAGAAGAACATGGCTATACGGAAGAATATTTCGGCTGCCCTGTTCTGATTGCCGATGGCATGGATGGCAGGGACGTGGTGGATATAACGGCGGGATTCAAGCATTTTGAAACAGTCCAGGTCGCTTCGCTCGTGGAAAAGATTGATGGATTTGTGATCTTTTCTCACTTCAAGGGGCATCTGGCAGCCGGTTTTGGAGGCGCCGTCAAGAATATTTCCATGGGCTTTGCATCACGCGCCCAGAAACAGCGGATGCACTCAGACGTCCATCCCGTTCTTATGCGGGACAAATGCGTCCGGTGTGGAGTCTGCTACGATTCCTGTCCTGCCGGCGCGGCACAGCTGGCCGATGACGGGTACCCGACCTATGATCTTAAAAAATGTATCGGCTGTGCTCAGTGTATCGCCCTCTGTCCTGAAGTTGCACTCAAAATCTTATGGGATACTGATGATACGGTTTTTCAGGAGAAACTGGTTGAGACAGCGGCGGCAGTATGGAAACTCATCAAGGACAAGAGTGCCCTCATCAGCGCCCTGCTCAACATAACCGCGGACTGTGACTGTCTCAGCGGAGAAAATCCTGTGATATTTCCGGATGTAGGTTTTGTCGGGGGGTACCACCCGGTGACTGTTGATGCGGAATCGCTAAGACTTGTAGGAGCGGAAGTCTTTAATAAAGCCCATCCGCATATCCCCTGGCAAAGGCAGTTCGATTACGCCAGGGAAACCGGCTTCTTTGCCAGAGGCGGATAA